A single window of Oncorhynchus clarkii lewisi isolate Uvic-CL-2024 chromosome 10, UVic_Ocla_1.0, whole genome shotgun sequence DNA harbors:
- the LOC139418339 gene encoding uracil phosphoribosyltransferase homolog isoform X1, with protein sequence METYFESGIATEIKMPCQNQQLNNNDRQEHAAMSSTKQVRFASCGNSVLTESNRDAEVAETCENVFNSELQRQIGSQLKLLPLNDQIRELQTIIRDKSTSRGDFVFCADRLIRLVVEEGLNQLPYSECTVTTPTGHKYDGVKFEKGNCGVSIMRSGEAMEQGLRDCCRSIRIGKILIQSDEDTQKAKVYYAKFPPDISRRKVLLMYPILSTGNTVIEAVRVLTEHGLQPKHIILLSLFSTPHGAKSIIQEFPEITILTTEVHPVAPTHFGQRVSLRLECIIFVWEEESSSHMPAWPKCC encoded by the exons ATGGAAACGTATTTTGAGAGCGGAATTGCTACGGAAATCAAAATGCCTTGTCAAAATCAGCAGCTGAACAACAATGACAGACAAGAACACGCGGCAATGAGCAGCACCAAGCAGGTTCGGTTTGCTAGCTGCGGAAACAGCGTTCTGACAGAGTCCAATAGAGATGCAGAAGTAGCCGAAACTTGTGAAAATGTATTCAACAGTGAACTACAGAGGCAGATCGGATCGCAATTAAAACTGCTTCCTTTGAATGACCAAATACGAGAATTACAGACCATCATTAGAGACAA GTCTACTAGCAGGGGAGATTTTGTATTTTGTGCTGATAGATTG ATCAGACTAGTGGTTGAAGAGGGACTCAATCAGCTGCCATACAGCGAGTGTACAGTGACCACTCCTACAG GACATAAATATGATGGTGTCAAGTTTGAAAAAGGCAACTGCGGTGTCAGCATTATGAGAAGTG GCGAGGCCATGGAGCAGGGCCTCAGAGACTGCTGCCGGTCCATCCGTATCGGTAAGATCCTAATCCAGAGTGACGAGGACACCCAGAAGGCCAAAGTCTACTATGCAAAGTTCCCCCCAGACATCAGCAGGAGGAAAGTCCTCCTCATGTACCCCATTCTCA GTACAGGTAACACAGTGATTGAGGCTGTGAGAGTTCTGACTGAACATGGTCTTCAGCCCAAACATATTATTCTCCTGAGTCTCTTCTCCACCCCTCACG GTGCCAAATCCATCATTCAAGAGTTCCCAGAAATCACCATATTGACCACCGAGGTGCACCCTGTGGCTCCCACACACTTTGGCCAGAG AGTGAGTTTGAGGTTGGAATGTATCATCTTTGTATGGGAAGAAGAGTCATCTTCACATATGCCTGCCTGGCCCAAATGCTGTTGA
- the LOC139418338 gene encoding lysophosphatidic acid receptor 6-like, which yields MYNSTLETDGISSLGLSQNNTSCIKSDGFKYTMYTSVFSLVFIVGLLFNMVAVYIFACTLKLRNETTTYMMNLVVSDLLFVLTLPFRIFYFINRDWPFGRVLCQLSVSLFYTNMYGSILFLTCITVDRFLAIVYPFRSQALRTKRNAKLACCAVWVLVLSGSLPTGFLLDTTSLRNENSNSSVNYCFENFSNQQWQSSLSKVVVFIETVGFLIPLLLNVFCSVSVLQTLRQPQAISRGGQLNKTKILRMIVVHLLIFCFCFIPYNVNLVFYALVRTKLLEGCAVESVVRTIYPIALCIAVTNCCFDPVIYYFTSETIQNSIKRKSMAVRNNKMSVGLQTDTLKSHSTMQDNLTTLREKVFHNESTV from the coding sequence ATGTATAACAGCACTCTGGAGACTGATGGCATCAGTTCTCTGGGCTTGAGCCAAAACAACACGAGCTGCATTAAGAGTGACGGCTTCAAGTACACTATGTACACTTCAGTCTTCAGCCTGGTCTTCATAGTCGGGTTGCTCTTCAACATGGTCGCAGTCTACATCTTTGCCTGCACGCTGAAGCTGCGTAACGAGACCACCACCTACATGATGAACCTGGTGGTGTCCGACCTGCTCTTCGTCCTCACCCTGCCCTTCAGGATCTTCTACTTCATCAACAGAGACTGGCCGTTCGGCAGGGTGCTCTGCCAGCTCTCAGTCTCCCTCTTCTACACCAACATGTATGGCAGCATCCTCTTCCTCACCTGCATCACCGTGGACCGCTTCCTGGCCATCGTCTACCCATTCCGATCACAGGCGCTGCGGACAAAACGGAACGCCAAGCTGGCCTGCTGTGCCGTGTGGGTGTTGGTGCTGTCTGGCAGCCTGCCGACGGGCTTCCTCCTGGACACCACCTCGCTCAGAAACGAAAACTCCAACTCCTCCGTCAACTACTGCTTCGAGAACTTCTCCAACCAGCAGTGGCAGTCCAGTCTGTCCAAGGTGGTGGTGTTTATTGAGACAGTGGGATTCCTGATTCCGTTGTTACTCAACGTCTTCTGCTCGGTCTCGGTCCTCCAAACACTGCGCCAGCCCCAGGCCATCAGCCGTGGTGGCCAGCTCAACAAGACGAAGATTCTGAGGATGATCGTGGTTCATCTCCTCATTTTCTGCTTCTGCTTCATCCCTTATAATGTCAATCTGGTGTTCTATGCCCTGGTCCGCACCAAGCTGCTGGAAGGCTGCGCTGTGGAGTCAGTGGTGAGGACCATCTACCCTATCGCCCTCTGCATTGCGGTCACCAACTGCTGTTTTGACCCAGTCATCTACTACTTTACATCTGAGACCATCCAGAACTCCATCAAACGGAAGTCGATGGCAGTTCGCAACAATAAGATGTCCGTGGGGCTTCAGACAGACACGCTGAAGAGCCACAGCACCATGCAGGACAACCTGACGACTCTGAGAGAAAAAGTATTTCACAATGAATCCACTGTGTGA
- the LOC139418339 gene encoding uracil phosphoribosyltransferase homolog isoform X2, translating to METYFESGIATEIKMPCQNQQLNNNDRQEHAAMSSTKQVRFASCGNSVLTESNRDAEVAETCENVFNSELQRQIGSQLKLLPLNDQIRELQTIIRDKSTSRGDFVFCADRLIRLVVEEGLNQLPYSECTVTTPTGHKYDGVKFEKGNCGVSIMRSGEAMEQGLRDCCRSIRIGKILIQSDEDTQKAKVYYAKFPPDISRRKVLLMYPILSTGNTVIEAVRVLTEHGLQPKHIILLSLFSTPHGAKSIIQEFPEITILTTEVHPVAPTHFGQRYFGTD from the exons ATGGAAACGTATTTTGAGAGCGGAATTGCTACGGAAATCAAAATGCCTTGTCAAAATCAGCAGCTGAACAACAATGACAGACAAGAACACGCGGCAATGAGCAGCACCAAGCAGGTTCGGTTTGCTAGCTGCGGAAACAGCGTTCTGACAGAGTCCAATAGAGATGCAGAAGTAGCCGAAACTTGTGAAAATGTATTCAACAGTGAACTACAGAGGCAGATCGGATCGCAATTAAAACTGCTTCCTTTGAATGACCAAATACGAGAATTACAGACCATCATTAGAGACAA GTCTACTAGCAGGGGAGATTTTGTATTTTGTGCTGATAGATTG ATCAGACTAGTGGTTGAAGAGGGACTCAATCAGCTGCCATACAGCGAGTGTACAGTGACCACTCCTACAG GACATAAATATGATGGTGTCAAGTTTGAAAAAGGCAACTGCGGTGTCAGCATTATGAGAAGTG GCGAGGCCATGGAGCAGGGCCTCAGAGACTGCTGCCGGTCCATCCGTATCGGTAAGATCCTAATCCAGAGTGACGAGGACACCCAGAAGGCCAAAGTCTACTATGCAAAGTTCCCCCCAGACATCAGCAGGAGGAAAGTCCTCCTCATGTACCCCATTCTCA GTACAGGTAACACAGTGATTGAGGCTGTGAGAGTTCTGACTGAACATGGTCTTCAGCCCAAACATATTATTCTCCTGAGTCTCTTCTCCACCCCTCACG GTGCCAAATCCATCATTCAAGAGTTCCCAGAAATCACCATATTGACCACCGAGGTGCACCCTGTGGCTCCCACACACTTTGGCCAGAGGTACTTTGGGACAGACTAG